ATACGTTCGGACCCTCGAGTCGCGGTGAAAGGCATATCGTGAGTATGGACCTATCAGTTAGATATCAGGCCAATGTTATCAGTATTGCTGCCTGAATCAAAACACGAATTTTTGGGTCCTCAGGGAGAGTCTCGAATAGATCTCACTCCAAACGAGGGGTGTCTTCGGTTAGCGCTCAATTTCTACATCTGTACCGAGACTAATTCTGTTCGTTGTTCCGATACCGTTCCGGCGGGTAGAATACGATTTGAACAGCCGTGCCGAGACTGTACCAGGACTTCGGGAGGATCGAGACTTCCAGGCCCCACTCGGCAGCGAACTCGAAGACGTCGAACCAGAGGTTATGCGGCGGCTCTTTGGAATCCAACCGCTCGATGTTCCCCGGATAGACGTGCATCGAATACAGCGCGGGATCTCCATCGTCGAGCCAGAGTGTTGAATGGTCGTCTGCTGGCGGGCTGTGAGGCGGCCCAGTCGGGTCACTGTCGGCTTCCAGCGGTGAGTGGGGGCACTCCTCATCGCCCGTGATGAGCCGGCGTATGCAGGCTTGCTCGGCAGGCTCGTCGAGGTCGAACGCTTGGGCGAAGGCATCGCGTTGAAACTCGCCCATGATTGCGCCGAGCGCCCGCCAGATGTCGTCCCACGCCGGGTCGCCCGGGTCGTGGTCCAGATAGTCGTGGACGGCCTCGCGCAGCTGGCGGTACTCATTCCACGCCGGGACTGGTTCGTTCGGACCCGGCGTCGGCAAGGTCTCGTCTTTATGATTCATATTCGATATCACCTGTAGATTCTCGATATATCTGATAGCTAGATTGAGACATACTCCTCTCGCGCACAGGGATTGCAGAGGACACCTTCGCCATCAACAGGCTCCATTGCAGAAAACGTCACAGCAGGCGGCTCACGGCCACACGAAGGGCATGTGATCTCACCCTCTTCGTGCGAGTCGTTGAGCAATGTCGGAATGTTATCTCGGTAGACCTCGGGGTAGCTCTTGCTGTCTTCGTTGATATCCCAGTCCTGGGTGTACGTGCTGATGACCGAGTCATCTGTGTCTCCTCGGAGCCCTTGTACGTACTCTTTTGCTGAACCGAGGGGCACCTCGCCATCGTCGATCCGTCCCCGTAATTGCGTGGTGAACCAGTGTCGGCACCAATGCGGCGTCACCCCCCCATCATCCACGTCCCAACCGTGTTCCTCTGCAACAGCGACAATTCTACGCCATACTCCGTGACATCCCATCCTGTCTCCTATTTCTGTGTTGCTCTTCCCGTACCCGAACACTTTGACAATCGGATTGGCTGGCGACTTTGAATTCGGAGCCAGCCCGAGATACCACTCAAACAGGTCAACTGTCTCTACATCGAGTGGGATTTGACGATACGACTTCGGCTTATTTCCGTGTTCCCGCACTTCACCGTTGACCGTATCGCCCTCACAT
This DNA window, taken from Haloarcula laminariae, encodes the following:
- a CDS encoding tyrosine-type recombinase/integrase; its protein translation is MTIEFDSDTRPRRDDESLLEYYLHFRGKELEPSSKRDYRSGWSNLQDFLEAEGYTLSDITKQEALEWCEFLRARDIKESTAEKSVSALSKMVDDLKQTPEVRGGSPFQDALDTDPFSYDDSTNKLEVPLDSLRRAIFDIGHPVTLFAFVVLLKTGLRCSELVNLDERDVNLDRPISEALDAPRPEIRDKPNTLYIDSAICEGDTVNGEVREHGNKPKSYRQIPLDVETVDLFEWYLGLAPNSKSPANPIVKVFGYGKSNTEIGDRMGCHGVWRRIVAVAEEHGWDVDDGGVTPHWCRHWFTTQLRGRIDDGEVPLGSAKEYVQGLRGDTDDSVISTYTQDWDINEDSKSYPEVYRDNIPTLLNDSHEEGEITCPSCGREPPAVTFSAMEPVDGEGVLCNPCAREEYVSI